One Ascaphus truei isolate aAscTru1 chromosome 9, aAscTru1.hap1, whole genome shotgun sequence genomic region harbors:
- the LOC142502830 gene encoding maximins 4/H3 type 4-like: MFLKALALLAFVSIACLVPLGQAKNEVEKQNQLKRMVDLLHGIQALSERDIPEEAYLREIRGFRDVLKGAAKEFVKTVAGQIVNGKRSTEEEKEMKRVENVLRDLESMDLSQHASQRQIRGFMNLIKGAVKALIKTVVSHVANQ; encoded by the exons ATGTTTCTAAAGGCTCTAGCTTTACTGGCTTTTGTATCTATTGCCTGCCTTGTACCACTTGGACAAGCTAAAAA TGAAGTTGAAAAACAAAATCAGTTAAAGAGGATGGTAGATTTACTTCATGGAATACAAGCTCTCAGTGAAAGAGACATCCCTGAGGAAGCCTATTTGAGGGAAATCAGAGGTTTCAGAGATGTTCTCAAAGGTGCTGCAAAAGAATTTGTTAAAACTGTAGCTGGTCAAATAGTCAATGGAAAGAGATCAACTGAAGAAGAGAAAGAGATGAAGAGAGTGGAAAATGTACTGCGTGATCTAGAATCTATGGATCTCTCACAACATGCATCTCAAAGGCAAATCAGAGGATTCATGAACTTGATAAAGGGTGCTGTTAAGGCACTAATTAAAACAGTGGTCTCACACGTTGCTAATCAGTAA